The Juglans microcarpa x Juglans regia isolate MS1-56 chromosome 2D, Jm3101_v1.0, whole genome shotgun sequence DNA window aaacctagataacaaaaaaaaaaaaaaagaaacttaggaaattatgaaaaatatttgaaaaaaaaaattgtgaatattaattttgaaaaataaagttaaaaatatttataaaaaataagaaatatttaaaagaaaaaaaaaacctggagGGAGGAGGGGTTTGCCCTCCCCAACAGCTAGCGGGGTGGCTCACCAGCCATCCTGTGTAGCCTTAGGGAGGGGATCCCCATTGGGTCGCAGCCACGCACGGGGGAGGGAATTCCCTCCCCCATAGgtgttttcttaaaaaaaaaaaaaggtattttctgttttaattatttatctattttttattttttaaattattattttttcttttcatattattacATCACATGTCGCACTCTGAGTGGTTGCCATGGGGCAGTAATGCCACTTGGCAACCTTGTCGTTAGATGACCTGACGGAAGATATTTTGAGGGATCTAACTACAAAAATTTGCATACACAAggagtaaataataaaaaaacgaAACCGAGTAAGTGATTTGCAAACGGACTAAAACCCAGGgactcattttataattaacccatttctttattcttttcctATAATGATTTCAGGGACTTTTTCCTATGCGTAGCGTTGGCGTACGACTAGTATATATAATTCTCAAAGCACAGTTTTATCCCTATGAAACTGCATCATCAACTAACTGATTATAATAGTATTTAACAGACAATTATCTTATGCAGCCATAACATACATCATGGATGGATGAATGAATACCAGAGGCTTGGATTTGAAACCAGTTCTCTTTCCAAACATTTACTCTATGTCATTAACAACCCTAAAGTAAACAGCATCACAATATGTTTTAAAAGCAAGCATTTCTGAGTGCTATGAAAGGTGATTCGACCAAAGTTACCTGTTTTTGCTTTAAAAAGTGGAGTGTTTATGGTTTGAGCCCAAAAGTAAGAGCTGgtgatttataattttggagAAACTAAAGATTACTTATGGCAATGGGTTTTCCGCTTAAATTACCTGGAGGAGAAGCTGCTTAGTTTCTTCATGATTGGCTCTCAAATGCTCTCCAAATGACCACAGTTCTTCTGACACTAGGAGCTTGTCATATAGAGCCGCAATTCCTGGGTCTCCCTTGGCAAACACCATCTCAACTAGGTCAATTGTGACCCTGAAGAAAGGCCACTGATTATACATCTCCTGAAGCATGTGGAGATTCTTTATGTTCTTCTCAATTATGTTCTTAAACGCTGCCCCAAATCCAAGCCACACTGGTAGATGAAACCTTGTTTGGGTCCATGCAAAGATCCAAGGAATTGCACGGAGAGATTCAATGCCTCCACTTGGCTTCCTTTTTGATGGACGACTTCCAATGTTCATCCGACCATATTCCAACTCTGGTGTTGCCTGCAGTGTTAAAGGAAGAGGATCATATAATGCAGTGAACACTCTGACAACTTTCAGGGACTTGAGAATTATTTGACGAACACACTATGAATAAAAAACACTGATCATAAATGCGGAAACCTAATCCAGGTAGCTTTCAATAAAACACACCTAATAAGTAACTGAATTTTAGTGGGGTACAGCAATGGATGACAGAGAAGCATATGAGAGTGAATTTAGATGAGATTGTAACACCCCGATCCAATATGATTAGGGATGTAATgtggataattttattgggtcgGTTTAATGTGTTATATTGGATAAGTCCACGAGCTGTTATTTATTGAGGTTATCAAGTAATTTTAATTAGGCCCACAAGTCCTAGAGTTCATTTTAAGGCTCATCTAGATTTAGATAATGATTTTTGAAGGTTTTAATGGGCCAATACTTTTAGAAGCCCAATTGAGGTTTATTGGATTATTTTGAATAGGCCACAGGCCCAAAAATTATTACGATGGATTATGTAATCTTTCTATGTTCAAATGACAATGAAGACGGTACCATGAGGTTAAGAGGTATGTTGCATTGCCAGAATGGACACATTGGTAGTGCATCCGGTATTGTCATCCTTGTGTATGGATTCTCAACCTATGGCCACAGGTGGAATTAGAATCTTCAAGATTCGCTAACCGTAACTCACGGGAGTCAACAATGGATACCGACTAATGAGGAAAAGTGAAATGCATTTAATGCACATTTTaggttcatgttcatgttatttaccaTGTAACAATgagtatgcatgtttttcaagaaactctattttatataatgtttactgtatgatgtgttgcttattgagtattgactcatttttgtatgtttttatattttaaccacCCTAGGTGAGGATCTTTTTGAAGATGGAGGCAAGACGGGGGAGGACTTGGTTAAGAGAGACGAGGCAGAGGCCTACATCATGTACAAagtttttaagttatgattttatggtaCAAGGTTTGGGAAATttttaataagtgcttccgtagactcttttatagttttatattttgataaagaaTGACTTTGATTATTTTATGGGATATTTTGTACCTGGCTCTTcgttaagaagaaaaatttataaaggcAAGTTTAATAGCACATTGATccctttattttcttaaattagtGTTATTCATAACCCTAGGGAGACTGGGTGTTACAGAGATATCAAATTAAAAGCAGTACTGGACTAAACCGGAAGTTAGTATGGACTCATCATTCTAAATGTGGAGGGAAGTTTTATTACGACTGTTACTTCAGATATATTGTAAGAAATCAGGAAGGATTCGTAAAGAACTTACGAGGCGGAAGTATTCAACAAAACGAGGTTCCTGGAAAACTATGGAGCGGTATTCCTTTGTTGCAATAACTGCCATCTCATCCATGAGTGCACGCCATTCAGGCTTTGGCGAGACAGGTGGATGCATACCGTGCTCAAGTGTAGCAGCTGTGAAACGTTGCAGTGTTCTAAAGCACAAGTGCTCCTCCCCAAATGACTGTTCAATGACTTCGCCTTGAACTGTCACACGAAGTGAACCATGAATGGTATCAGGTGGCTGAGATAGTATAGCGAGATGGGTGGGTCCTCCTCCTCTACCAACTGTCCCTCCACGGCCATGAAACATTGTAAGCTTAACCCCATATTGCTTTGACACCTTTATTAGCTCTTCTTGAGCCTTATATAATTGCCAGGCAGCAGATAGCCGGCCTGCATCTTTTCCAGAATCTGAGTACCCTATCATGACTTCTTGCTTCCCATTGATCCTGTTTCTGTACCATTCTATTGAGAAGAGTCGAGCCACAGCAGCAGGAGCAGCCTCAAGATCAGCAAGCTTTTCAAACAATGGGACAACTCTTAAAGGCTTCTTCACATGACATTCTCGTTGCAAAAGCTCAACGGCAAGCACATCTGATGGGGCTGTTGCCATTGAGATTATATAGGCACCAAAGTTGTCCAGTGAAAGTTCTGAAATGACATGGAAAGTGTCCAAGACATCAGCAATTTCATCAGTTTTGGGAAGATCAGGCCCAAAAAGAGGACGCTTGCCTCTGAGCTCAGACAAGAGCCATTCTTGCCTGTGTTCCTCTGACCATTCTTTATAAGACCCGATGCCCAAGTGCTTTGTGATAGCATCTATAACATCAGTGTGCCTGTCTGATTCTTGCCGGATATCAAGTTTTACAAGTGAAAGCCCAAAGGTAGAAACTTGTCTTAAGAAATCAAGAAGGCTACCATCAGCAATCGGCCGGTCACCACATGAGCAGAGTGACCTGTAACAGAGTTCAAGAGGCTCCAGGAACTacaaggagaaaaataaaaatcaacacCATAGACCAAGCACTTTTGAGCCAGGATAAATTACTTGGGTCTCATGCCATGTTCAAGCTATCGCAAATTTGGGGCAAAGCAAATTTATTGAGGGATTGAAGTCATCTGATATAATTTACAAAAGACCTAAATGTGCCTATAGCCTTGGCCTTAAGAAATCCCAGCAATACATTAATGACCTTGGTGGTTACTTGCATATGTCGGAAGCAATAAATCATGCACAGCAAGATGAACATAATTGCAGCTCAATCACTAATTACACAGAGAACTTGTAAGTTAGAGTagaggtataaaaaaaaaaaaaaaatctttattataaaaaaataatatcctctAGAAACTCAACTACCATGCCAAAGAAGATagattagaaacaaaaaaaatgaagtccTTTGAACGTAGAAAGATTATCTATATCAATTTAAAAGCAAGAGCCAGCAGCAAAAATTTTCAGTTCTTCATGGCCATTGCTCAAGGAATAGGGAGGTAATATGATGTATTTATTACAATTAGAacataaaatgaagaaataaggaaaaatactacaaaggttaaaaaaactaaataacagaaaagggaaaagaaaaaaaattaaacacctGTTATTTATGAGgttttataaattgtaaatattgtTGTCAAACTGAATCATTCGAGGATGTATTTATTTAAAGCTTAACCAGCTATTCTAGGTCTGAACCACTTCTGatatatgaaaatcaatagatatatatatataactggaaaaaaaaaaaatagaggcatcccacgtttttttttttttctctcaagcAAATAAGCCATAGTTAAGTGGAAAAGTAAAAACATCCCATATGCTTTGCCCTTTTGGGCTTTTAGGACCTAAAATTTGGCTTATGTTGAAATCAAGGACCTTCCTCCATATTTTTGTCCTATcagcaacaaaaaaattaaaatcatattcatattcatcaaaataaaagattaaaaatcaAGTTGTCATTGGCTCACAACGAGGTTCTCTCCGCATGGCCAACCCAAGCTAGAGATTGGCCGTGCTGTAATATCCCCAAGTGAGTATAGGAAGGTAGCCAATCCTGACCAGAAGTATGGGAggcttgagccatgccacctacaacGGAATGGCCTGACGAGGATATCGGGAGTTTAAGGGAGGGAGATTGTAATAAGCCGTATTGAGTATGTGAGTGAATAAGATCCTACATTGCCTGgaagggagaagttcttgcccattataatgattccaatgggCTCAACTTTGTAACATTGGgtaatttttttagaagtataGGCTCAAATATAGCTTGGGTTTTTATTGGGTCATTATATGTGCAGACTTGAGCATGGGGTTTTACCCGTTGTGCCATGCAAACCAAGGGACCACCCCTCATGGCCCCATGGGATACCCCTTGCTAAATGTTTGCATGGTCCAACCCATGCGGGGTGGGTCACATTGAGGGGGATCTGTCCACCTCACATAGATAGGCTGCAGAGAGGCATGATGAAGTCAATTTTGTTGTAAATATGAtttcatgttatttttgttaataattgGACAAAAAGTAGAGAAGGGTCCTTGATTTCAACATAGCAAAGCTAAGGTTCTAGAAGTCACATTTAAATTCTCGGGTCTTAAAAGCAAAGAGGCTGAAAGCACAAAGTGtatctttattttatctataaaatttggttaggtttttttttttttttttttttttttttcttttttgtttttttctggtACATGACAAGATAGAATAGACTCTATTGTCAACAAGAGATCACCATTAAACCTAAATGCAACTGCTCAGTTAATACAACTTCCACAACCAAAATACATAAACACTAGGCAAAAAAAAACTGCCTAAGTGCCTAATAACCTAAAGGCGAAGAACATAAGTATTTGAGCACCCACTAAAGCAAAAATGTTGTAAAACCACATCAAATCACCAGAACAACATATTTCTGCAACATTTGAATGTCATTGAGGAAGAGAACTAAGTATTCAGTTTTATATATCTCAAagaaattggataaaaaatCAGCTAGACTATCCTCACATCCTCAACAAGAGAAATTATTAGAATAGTAAATACCTGTTCAATGTTAGTGAATGTTGTGTCTTCAGGAATATCAGAGATCCCATTAGCTAATAAATGACGAGCACGCTCACGTGTGTTATACAGCTTGTCTCTTACATCACCAAGAATAACACGATATGGCTCATTTGGAGGAATTTGTTTCCAAAACTCTGCATCGATTAACCATTAAATGCTTCTGCTAATATGTGATCAGTTCAATTTACAGTAAGAGAATGAGTTTACATAaccaaaataatgaaaaattgagTTCAGATATTCGTTTCTATCAATGAGCTACAAATGACAATATTATAACTGTATACCTATGTAGtgttttgcatctttctttgAGGACCTGTGAAGTTCATCAGCATGAACACGAAGTTCATCACTGCAACGCCACATTGATAACTACCAAAACAGATACAGAAACAACATAAGATTAAGATTGTGATAATGCTCACTCCTGGAGACTGGGTTTGGCAGTGTGTGTTTgatggcgggggcggggggagGAAACAGACACTAATTGAGGAAAAAACATGTTAAGGACTGCCAGTATGGTTTAGATACCTCAAACATGAGATCCTCAATCTGGGAAAAGTACAAATTAGCAGCCATCATTCTAGCCAGTAAGCATACGTCCCTTGTAACTTCAGGAGTAACCCGGGGGTTCCCTTCAGCAAacataaaatagttataagcAAAGCACCATGACCACAAGAGGCATGCAcgcttgagagagagagcaagagatAATGAAATCAAATAGACAAGGAAATTTATAAACTTTAAGTACATAATGAGGAAACCTGCCAAAACAactgtttaaaattttatttcttttgactGAGGTTGCATCATGGTAAATGATATAAGCAATTCTATactttactttgttttgataaattccattcatcttcttcctaCCTTTTGCTTCATGTATCTAATAGAAATAAGATGATCATGATTAATATATTGAACTTTCTTAATGATCAAGGCAATCAGGAAACAACATGCAAGTTAAGTAAGTTCTAGTGGAAGAAGGGACGCACCATCCCGATCGCCACCCATCCAAGAAGAGAATTGAATGAGAGGAGCATTGTAAGGAACACGTTCATTGATCCCTAGGTTCTTCAAAGCTGTATCAACACGGCGCAAGAATTTTGGTACACCTTTCCAGATTGTCTCATGGAAGTAGCTCATTCCAGCCCTCATCTCATCTTGTGGAGTTGGTGGTGTCCTTCGTATTTCATCCGTACGAAATGCAGCTTGAATCTATAtcataaaaacagaaaagaaaatgaacatatTCTGGATAGTTTTTCAACAAATGATGCTGTACAAAATGTTTACCAGCGGTTTATGAACAGAAAATCCATTTAGATCGTGAAGAATGTAAATGGTAAGGGGCATTTTTCTGCTaattagaatgtatttaggtgttttcttttgtatatttcctgtgtacatgggcatcgcctatttcattcttattaataaaattgtctttcttacttataaaaaaaactaaatggtCATGCCATTACAGTCTAAGTTATGAAAAAATGTGAAGAGAAACTCTAAGCATAACTAAGTCTTAATCCTACCACAAAATCTGACCAGTTATGTAAAGAAAGAGATGAAAGGTAAGATAAGAAAGGTCTAGGAGACCAGTGATACATTTTTTGATCAGTTAGGAGACCAGTGATATATAAGCATGATCAGAATAGGAGTTCCAAACATTTTGATCCTGTAACCCATTAGATTAAGAATATATATGCAAATGAATAACCACTAAAGTTTACACCTGAAAACtagcaaatgaaaaaaaatcttctgAGCAAAAGATAACAGAAAACAAGTATCTTTATAGAAAGGGTAAAAGTAAGAGCTTCAGATTGACAAATGATCAGCAGGAAGCAATAAAGAAGTAAGCTTACACCACATGCATAgctttcaatataatttaaaccattagttattatttatatttgaagaATCAAGCTATCTATATTAACTCTTTTaactctctttcttttgggCTAAATAATTGAAGGGGAGGAGTGGATGAGATCAATTAAGCATATTGCAGACCCACCTCAAGAGGAGAACACTTTATCTGCTAATGGTAGACAATGTATCTCAAAATACAGACAAATAAATGAGTAATGGTCCATGTGAGTTCGTTTCTTTACTTGTGTCTCCAATGTActagaaattttcaaaatgcaatTGCATGTTCTTtaataacaaaacaaagaagGGGAAGAGAAAAGCTTCAGATGAAGGAGAGAAACTAGCAATAATGATTTTAGGaagttcttttcttcttcaagtcaGCAATGGACTCAAGATTTGCATACATCAAATGCGTATATTAATATGgtagattttaatataaagttTCATAAATGTgtatttcagagagagagataagccTCAGatgactgaaaaaaaaaaaaaaaaaagttttccatGGCAAATTTTGGGCACTAGGTGGCTAACACATTTGCTGCACAATAGCTCACTAGTCAAAGGTTGTACCCGAGCACACAAGAAATAGACAAGAGAGCCACCCAACtaaggggttgtttgggaagtttatctcatctcaaaacttttcataatttcctttccaaacatcactcaaacacaaaacacttttcaattttaaatcttcaaccttttcatctaattattacctaattattacagctttctcaaacttccaaacaaaacacaaaaaaatacaactttttcaaatttcaaaacaaaaataaatttaaaaaattatgttcaaataattttttaactttataatatttttattcaactttttttctctcatttttcaaaacccaataaaaatcttaacttaaaccatttcactactaatCACGTACCATTTCACTagtattcacaaaattctcatctcattacctAAACATGCCCTAaacggaaaagaaaaaagccaCCAAGTCCTACGCCACAAAAACAAGCTACCCCTCCAAAGATTATACAACACTAAAACCCTATACACTACATATTCAACTTCCCACAAAGCTAGAAAAAGCATGAAGAAACtcccaccccccacccccccctaaaaaaaaaaaaaagtaaaaccaaaaTTACGAACTTCATGCCTTATCAAATGCAAGATTATCAGGTGATTGGAAAGGCCCTTTGAAGAAGCTGAGATTTATTAGGTGAGTGGTGGAATGGATAAAGATATAGCTCCGGGACTAGATAGTTTTTCTATGGGATTTTTCCAAGCTTGTTGGGATATTGCGAAAGATGATGTGATGCATGTTTTTCTCGAGTTTCTATTCATttaagaagtttgagaaatacCTCAATGTGACTTTCATCACTCTCATCTCGAAGAAACATGGGGCTATGGAAGTTAAGGATTTTCGTCCTATAAGTCTTGTGAGTGGGGTttacaagattatttcaaaggttctAGCAAATCTTTTGAGCACGGTTATGGAACAACTTATTTCTAAGCCTCAAAACGCCTTTGTTcagggagacaaattcttgattcggtTCTCATTGCCAATGAGTGCTTAGATAGTAGATTGAGGGATGGAGTTCCAAGCATTCTGTGCAGTTTTGACATGGAAAAGGTGTATGATCACGTGAATTGGGAATTCCTCTTTTATATGCTtgggaggtgtggctttggtgaAAGGTGGATTTTGTGGATTCGGCATTGTGTCTCCACCACTCGTTTTTCAGTACTAGTTAATGGCACCCCTGCTGGATTTTTATATAGTTCTCGTGGCctaaggcaaggggatccattgtctccctttctctttgttATTGTCATGGAGGCACTTATTTGGATGGTGGCGGCCACCGTTGAGGGAGGTCTTTTATCCGGATTCTCGGTGGGAAATGGTATTAATGGTTTTATCATAACTTCCCATCTCCTTTTTGCATATGATACTCTTCTTTTTTATGAGGTGGATTGAGGCCAGATTCAAGCTTTAAGGGCACttttgttatgctttgaagctgtgTCGGGTCTCATGGTGAACTTTGGTAAGTTTGAGATGGTTCTGGTGGGTGTGGTGCATAGTATTAATAGCTTGGCGAGTTTTTTGGGCTGTAAAGTGGCTTCTTtgcatatgaaatatttgggtcttccacAATTTTTTGGGGCTGTGGAAGCATATAAGAAGAGGCTGGGATACATATGCAAGAAATATCCGCTTTACTGTGGGTAATTGATCCAAGGTCaagttttggcatgatgtatggGGTGGCATAGGACACTCAAGGAAACTTATCCACAAGTTCATGGTCTAGCAAGGATGAAAGAAGCCTCAATTGCAGAACTACTAATCATCTCCAATGGTATTCCCCGATGGAATGTTACATTTCTCTTTGACATTGTGTATTCCACCCTTCTGTCGAGGGGAGTGGAAGACAAGATTTTTTGGCACCCTTCTAAGAAAGGGATATTCACAATCCACTCTTTCTACCAAGCCATGACCACGTGCAATACAAATCCACttccatggaagagcatttggaagacaaagacAGCTCTAAAGGCATCATTTTTTGTATTGTCGACTTTTTTGGGAAGATCCTTAATCTAGATAACTTGAGGAAACGTCGAATTATAGTCAtagattggtgttatatgtgcaagaagagtGAAGAGTCCGTTGAAAATCtgctacttcattgtgagatttcCATGACTTTGTGAAATGAAGTCTTTACTCGGTTGGgactagcttgggtgatgccgagaaGGGTAAGTGACCTCCTTGCTTCTTGGAGAGGCATTCATggcaactctcaaattgcatccatatggaaGTTGGTCCCAGTATGCCTAtgatggtgcatttggagggagaggaatgcaagaagctttgaagatcaagagcggACAATGGATAAGCttagaaacttattttttaatactttactccattggccgattgtaattgattttcatggcataacttttcattacttataaaaaaaaaatggcatgacttttcatgaatttcttgtatcactaaactagaacgcttaggcgttgctcttgtatatgtcccgtatacttgggctcttgtgtactcttttgatcaatgaAACTTtgtttactgatcaaaaaaaatatttgggtcttccgtTGGGGGCTACTTTTAAGGCTAAAGCAATTTGGGATGGGGTTGTTGAGAAAGTTGAGAAAACGTTGGCTAGGTGGAAACAtatgtatttatcgaaaggtgGTAGACTCACTTTAATTAAGAGTACTCTATCCAACCTCccacttatttttattcttattccCTTTGCCTGCAAGGGTGGCTAGTAGGATTAAGAACTTATTTCGGGTTTTCTTGTGGGATGGAATGGGGAGGAAACTAAATTCCATCTTGTTAATTGGAATAAAGTTCGTTCTCCAATTTCCAACGGAGGCTTGGGGGTTCGTAACTTGAGGACATTCAATAAAGCCCTATTAGgaaaatggttatggaggtaccAATTGGAGGGAGATTCACTTTGGAAGGAGGTTATTGATCATAAATATGGAAGTGCTTGGAGTTCTAATGAAGGGGTGTATGGTGTGGGCtaatggaaatttattaggaggGGTTGGAAGAGTTTTGCCCCTCATATTTGTTTTGTAGCTTGCAAGGGCTCTaaaatcagattttggcatgacatttggtGTGGAGATCTCACTATCTATAGGGCTTTCCCAACTCTCTATCACATTGTTGTTGATCAGGATGCTTCTGTGTCGGAGCTGTTGGCATTTTCCCATGGTTCTCACTAATGGGATGCTCAATTTAATAGAGACGTGCACGATTGGGAATGAATATTGTTTCTGAATTTTTCAGTCTTAGATATTCTACGGGAGGCCTATCGGTACATGGGGGATAGGATGCACTAGAGGCCTAATGGGAGCAAACAGTTTACAGTGAGGTCTTATTACAAGTTTGGAGGTCTCGTATTGTAACATACGGGTCCTAAACTAAGATTTagaacttaaaatttttattatttttactattactattattactattattattattactattattattattattagtaatgtttttattaatattggATCTGTTTTGAGATAATGTCTGTGTTTTGTGGGATTCTTCCACCCTACACGCCCGTATGCCTCAGTGTTTATCTCCTAGTTTGAATAGTTGAGACCAACTTAGGTCAAAAATCATTCCATAAATTCTCTTCTTCCTCACAATATTCCCATCACCAAACCCACAATATCTCACGGCCAGAACcccccaaaataaaattttctcctACACTTCAAACCAGAGCcacacaggaaaaaaaaaaaaaaaccaggaaGCCACTTCCCAACAGCCACCACAGCCTTcctctcagcaaccaaacagccACCTCGCCGAAACCCACCACAGAGCACGTCAACGGTAAGCCCTTTTCTTTCTCCCTGTCattttccctctccttctctatCTGCAGTGCCTCATTGGCCATGTATTTGTGCTGCCATCGCCAGCCACCTTAAAGGATGTCGGACCACCTCTCAGACAACACAGAAACTGTCGGCTGATCATTTCCCGTCGAACCCACACCTTCCCGGTAAGTCCACGCCGGAATGTTCCTTCCCTCCTCATCGATTTCCGTTTGAcagtttttctctctctaaactctctctcctctctctgtCACACCACCATACTAAATCAAGctgtgtatattatatttaaaggaCAAGATATGATATTATCGTTTTAATAactatatgatattagtatttattgaaTTCAATATATCAgtgtatattttattagattaaagTTCATGATATGTGTTCAAGTGGGTAGAATGCTACGACACGTCTTCTCGATAGTTAATAACCTCTAGTACCTCGTATAGGTAACAAGTTACAAAGCAGGAACCAAGAAGCAGTGCTaagaggtaagtagcatgatcataattatatgtgtgttgtaattattctgattgtacatgaaaaatgtgatgtttGTCTACGCTACGCTACGAGCCAAATCAAGGTTAGGCCTCTTTCATGAATCCtgatgaattttgattatatactTATGATGTTATGCAAAGGGATGAGATGTTATGAAAATCACATGTATCCCATGTAATGTTCAGGTAATAGCTAgatcaagtatgccatgtaatattCAAGTAATGTTTAGATCACGTTATGCCATGCTATATTATGCTATGTGGTgtaaaactcatattaatatgcCATGTATAATGATTATGCCATGCACAAgagtatgtcatgtcatgtactTTCATGAAGTCAAACATGTTCACATGTATTATGGAAAGTTAACAAGGAAACACATGTAAGCTAATATGATGTGAGGTGACACaagactcaagcgtgtttcactttaAGTTATAATATGCTAAGCGgcgccacggactcaagcgtggtttaCCATATGTTACAAGGTGACACGGACTAAGCGTACTTCACCACAAGTTATGTTATGCGGTGCCACAGATTCAGGAGTGATTCACCATATGATACGTGATAACATGGaatcaagcgtgtttcactacaTGTTATGATACGTTATGTGGTGCCATGGACCCAAGCGTGGTTCACCAGATATTAAGTGATAACACGAACCCAAACGTGTTTCACTACAggttatgatatgttatatacGGTCAACGACAATTGGACCGATGTACACATGTTTTGATGGCCACTAAATAAGTGTAAGACAAGATGAACAAGTCATGTATGATCGTTAAGAAATGCATGAAGTCAGTCACTCATGCATCATGTTACATGAAATTCCATGATTTTGTTAATTCCGCATATGTTATGATACACtaaagttttataaaatcaagCCTAATGTTAATCTAAGTTAAGTTTACATTATGGTGTGCTAttactgagtcttcgactcatttgtGTTATATTTTTATGCTTTAATGTCTCAGATGT harbors:
- the LOC121249881 gene encoding phosphoenolpyruvate carboxylase 2, which produces MAARNLEKLASIDAQLRLLAPGKVSEDDKLVEYDALLLDRFLDILQDLHGENLRETVQDCYELSAEYEGKHSPQKLEELGNVLTSLDPGDSIVVAKSFSHMLNLANLAEEVQIAYRRRIKLKKGDFADENSATTESDIEETFKRLVGQLKKSPEEVFDALKNQTVDLVLTAHPTQSVRRSLLQKHARIRDCLTQLYAKDITPDDKQELDEALQREIQAAFRTDEIRRTPPTPQDEMRAGMSYFHETIWKGVPKFLRRVDTALKNLGINERVPYNAPLIQFSSWMGGDRDGNPRVTPEVTRDVCLLARMMAANLYFSQIEDLMFELSMWRCSDELRVHADELHRSSKKDAKHYIEFWKQIPPNEPYRVILGDVRDKLYNTRERARHLLANGISDIPEDTTFTNIEQFLEPLELCYRSLCSCGDRPIADGSLLDFLRQVSTFGLSLVKLDIRQESDRHTDVIDAITKHLGIGSYKEWSEEHRQEWLLSELRGKRPLFGPDLPKTDEIADVLDTFHVISELSLDNFGAYIISMATAPSDVLAVELLQRECHVKKPLRVVPLFEKLADLEAAPAAVARLFSIEWYRNRINGKQEVMIGYSDSGKDAGRLSAAWQLYKAQEELIKVSKQYGVKLTMFHGRGGTVGRGGGPTHLAILSQPPDTIHGSLRVTVQGEVIEQSFGEEHLCFRTLQRFTAATLEHGMHPPVSPKPEWRALMDEMAVIATKEYRSIVFQEPRFVEYFRLATPELEYGRMNIGSRPSKRKPSGGIESLRAIPWIFAWTQTRFHLPVWLGFGAAFKNIIEKNIKNLHMLQEMYNQWPFFRVTIDLVEMVFAKGDPGIAALYDKLLVSEELWSFGEHLRANHEETKQLLLQIAGHKDLLEGDPYLRQRLRLRDSYITTLNVCQAYTLKRIRDPDYHVKVRPHLSKEYTESSKPAAELVKLNPMSEYAPGLEDTLILTMKGIAAGMQNTG